Genomic DNA from Kluyveromyces lactis strain NRRL Y-1140 chromosome C complete sequence:
TTTCTTGGGCTGTTGTGTTTGGATCCGTCGATTGTGAGTGGTCTTGATATGGCATGACATTTCCATTTTCATCGAAAATAGGGAGTCTGCAGATTGGACAAGTGGGAGATCTTGCTATCCAATTTTTAAGACAAGATAAATGCAATGCGTGCGTGCAAGGTAGAATCTTGACTTTTTTACCGTcgctttttctttgatggcTTGGTAGAAAGTCTTCCATACAAACAATACAAATGTCAATCTCCCCTGATTCAATTTGTATATCCGTCGCATCCATCAGAGATGCATCCAAACTTTTGCtacttttccaatttttccaCAATCCTCTAGCAGATTTAAATGTAGTGATCGCTTCCCACAGAACCGTCACCATCATTACTCTGCCGGTGGAGAAAGAGGAAGCGAATTTAATTATAACTTTAACAGTACtaatgaaaacatcaatTAATTTCTCATAAATGAATTTCCCTTCCAATCCTGCATTttcctcatcctcatcctcatcttcttcaatggcAACGGCATTTGGCCTTTCTTCGTGATTGATAACAGGCTCATCGACGTGATGATCCGCATTGCGACGAATTCTTGCTCTGTTTTGAATAGTAGAAAGCTCAAACAAATTGAGCCCAGTACGTAAGATAACCTGCAGTAAATCTGTCCCAAGTATAGCATATTGGCTTATAATGAACAGGGTATATGTAACGTCAATGTTAGATTTGTACAAGATCTTATTAACGTAATATGCCACTATGATACCATCTACGGCTGTTAGGACTAATAAATTGAACATGAACCTCGAAAGTAatatatctttcaaagtaaGGCGCATGTCATTTGCCTGGAAAGTGACTTCCATTCTGTCCTTGAGGATCCAGTGTAACGTTCTACAGCAAACAAAAAGCACACAGTGTATCTGCATAACTGAGATGAGCCCATTCATCGACGAGCACGATAATAACAAAGTTATTACGGTATACGATATCCGTTCGAGAATATGTTCATATTCAATCAACCGTAACTGTCCAAATAGCATGTGAATGACACCCTTTAGTATTAAGACGCTGTTTAATAGAAAGAGATTCCCCCATATCATGGCATGGATACCCTCGGTAATCTTCGTCATTGCATGCAAATAAGAGAAAGATGTTGTTACACAATAATGTAAAGACCATGCGGCTGCCGTATATGACATAAGGGAGTAGGCAATAAACTTTTGGGTCAGAAACACATTTTGCGGTTGACCAGGAGCACCAGCTTCAGGATTCCGATTGAATAAACCAAACATGACGTCGACGTTGTAGCAAGCTTGagaagaatcaaaaggTCAGTCTCCGAAAAGTGATAGGACATAAACTGTCTCAGCTCCTTGTTTCGATTCCCAGTTTTGTCTGCAAGATGTTTCTCTTTGGATCATTTCACAGTTTTAAACCTTTTTTTAGTCTGTATAAACGTTTCGATATCTTTCAAGTTGCGTATAAGAAAAATAGAGTTTGATAAAATACATACATGGGAGTGTAGAAGAGTTATATCAAGGGAAAGCTGAAGTTCTGCTATGTCTAAGGTTGCGTAGTTGATGCTATATAGGTATACGTGCTAAGGCGGCGAGTTAAGAGAATAAATGAGTGCTATAGCATTGAAACTGGGTGCGTTGCTTGTACGGCAGGTTACACGACCAATGGCAAACGTGCTGAAGCGGCAAGCAAAAGAGCATGCTGTATTCAAGGAAATTTGCATCGGTTTGGCCCAGAAAATGCACGTTGCAGATGTTGTGTTGAGAAGCAAACTGACGCCAACTaagttttccaaaacgATTCGTCCGTTGAACGATACGAAAGCTGTTGAAAATGGTGCAACGTTGCTCAGCGAAGGCTTTGTATTTGGTGTTACGGGTAGTGTTGTAGTGTGGGAGACTTTAAGACAGCGTCAAAAGGAGCTGGATAGACGTGAACAGGTCACTCAAGATATTGCTTTTTTACAATCGGAAATCGAAGAACTGAGATCAACGACTAAGACCCAAAGCGACCAAATAAAATCATGTCAAAGTCTTAAGGAAGAACTAAAATTAATTCAGTCAAAACTCTCCTCACATAAatgaaaatacaaaaaGGATATTGGACCACCGATATTCTAACGGAACAAACTTGTATATAGTCCTATTCTGGAATGAATAAGTATTTGAGTATAGACGTAAACACAAGCTCTAATATTAACAGGTCATGAGTAAAAGTAGGAATTGGATTATAGATGTTACATATACATAACTGTTTAATAAAAATATGGAAATGGAATAGATGAGGGTTAAATTGCacttttgatattttgagATAAGATAATGCGGTGAATTAGTAGTGTACCATCACGACAAGGGAAAAGAGAGGGGGGGGAAGTGGagatgaaaatatacaaCCCTTCACCCTGGGATATGATTACAGTTAGAGTCAAAAAgtagaagaaatataataatgaaataacAATAGAGAGCTGTTTTTAAGCGCTTAGTCTCATTAAActtcattcaaattgatacaATTTTCACGCTTCATTTATGCTTCTTTTCCactttcaacaacaaagCCTTGTTGATATGAGGTAGAACACCACCAGAAGCGATAGTGGCTCTGATCAAGGAGtctaattcatcatcacctCTGATAGCAAGTTGTAAATGTCTTGGGGTAATTCTCTTCaccttcaaatctttagCAGCGTTACCAGCCAATTCCAAAACTTCAGCAGTCAAATACTCAAGAACAGCAGTCAAGTAAATAGCAGCCTTGGACCCAACACGGGTTCTTCCAGCAGCAtttctcttcaaataaCGCTTCACTCTCCCAACCGGAAACTGAAGACCAGCTCTAGCAGAATGTGATTGTGATTTCAATGAACCACTGTCTTTGGCTCCCGACTTACCCTTTCCACCGTGTACTTTTCCTGACATGTTGTTTCTCCTATAATAACTTTAATATGCTCTTTCTTGCAATGTCTGATCGTATATATCTCAAACTTGAAAGCAAACAGCAGATTCTATCTTTTCTTAGTCCCTCTGGTCCAATATTCAACTTATGTGAAGTTAAGTTAAGTTAAGTTGATATCgatttgtttttgtttgttttgatgtttattttttatttttatttttctgtCTGAAAGTTTCGTGTTTCCTCTCTTACTTTCATATTGTGAGATTTGCTACAAGTAATAAGATTTGGGGTAAGGGCTAGGAAGAACCGGGAGGGACGAAGgtatttgaaataatgaagatatACAGGCATCGACATGTCTGGAGTTGTCAAAGGTGAACATACGGTTTGATTGGTCTAGCTTTGAAGTGCAGTTTGCCgctttcttgatttttttttttttgccgCCTGCTATTCTACCggttgttttttttttccttttccctCAGACGAGACAGCATGGCAGGGTAACTATTTATGAACTCGAGATGCTTGCAACCTTGTACCCTTAAAGAGCGTAGGAGCCACTGATGGATTTAAGAAACGTTCCGGCTCATTTCGAAGAACATATGGTAGTGGTGTTACTGCAATGATGGTATTTTCACTGTGTGTCCCCTTTAATTTTAAATGAGGGCCGGAATTCGTTTTTCGAATGGAATAGTAAAAGGGCTTTAAAGTGAATGCTTGACAACTGAGCATTTTCAGTTAGACTAATGTTCCAATTTTTGTACGTGCATCCGAAAATTTGTCTGTATTGCCAGCCTCTTTTACCTCCTTTCCTCCAACTAATAGGGGCTTCATGCAGCGTCTATTATAGGGGGAAGGGCATTTACTTAAcaaaatttttggaaacCCTTTGATAATAATGCACTTGTACCATTTCTTAGGTGCGTCGTTACTATGGTAATACATAGATTGTATTTTCCGTGCGTTTTTTTAGACATTTTTTTGCGGGCATGCGTGATGAATTCTAACTATAACAATCCTACACACTTTGCGTGAAGAAAAGTGGAAAATATAGAAGTTTAAATGCTCAGCTAATATTTTGTCATAAATCAATAAACTATGGAACCTGGTGAATATATAACAATGCTACCGTTTCTCTCATCTACATCTTGAGTCCTAACTCGACCCAATTAAGTTGATTTCCAAGTCCATAACTTAAAGCAGTTAAACAATCAGCTTTTACGATAGAAAGTCCACACTCGGTAAAATCAAACGATTATTTTATTGAATCTTTTGGAGTGTGTCACTTCTGTACATAGTATTATCGTGAAGGGCGCAGACATCAACTCTGAGTTAGGTTATCTATAGAATTGTTCCGAGTTAAAGATTAGTTTATTCCTTTTCTGATGTGGTTTTTGAACTCAGTTAATCTGTTGTTTCTGGTATGTTCGGTTGCCCTACATCTAGATGCCGTTAACGCATGGTCTCCGACAAATGGTTACGCTCCTGGTGTGGTCGATTGTGATGAGAATATAAACTTGGTTAGAAAAGCTGATGCTGTttcagatgatgaagcGGATTGGTTGAAAGTTAGACACGAATCTACTGTACCAGCTTTGAAGGACTTCTTGCAGCGTGGTTTTAAGGGTTTTACCAATGACACCTCAATCATTGATAAACTGTTAGCGACCCAAGACACTGCTCCCAAGGTTGCTATTGCCTGCTCTGGTGGTGGTTATAGAGCAATGTTGAGCGGTGCTGGTATGATTTCTGCCATGGATAATAGAACTGACGGTGCAAATGATCATGGTTTGGGTGGGTTATTACAAAGTTCAACTTATTTGGCTGGTTTGTCTGGTGGTAACTGGCTCGTTGGGACTTTGGCCTACAATAACTGGACTTCTGTTCAAGCAATTATCAACAACATGACTGACGATAATAGTATTTGGGATATTAGTAATTCTATCGTCAATCCTGGCGGTATCAACATTTTTTCCAGTATTTCTCGTTGGGATGACATCTCAGACGCAGtggaagagaaaaaaaaagccGGCTTCAACACATCTATAACTGATGTATGGGGCCGCGCCCTATCTTACAATTTCTTCCCATCATTGGACGAAGGTGGTGTGGGTTATACGTGGAATACCTTGAGagatgttgatgtttttaAAAATGGTGAAATGCCTTTCCCTATTTCAGTAGCTGTTGGTAGATATCCCGGTACTCAGGTTGTCAATTTGAATGCAACTGTCTTTGAATTTAATCCATTTGAAATGGGCTCCTGGGATTACACCTTACATACTTTCACCGATGTTAGATATGCTGGTACCAATGTTACTAATGGTACTCCAAACGTAACAGGAAAATGTGTTGCAGGCTTCGATAATACAGGTTTTGTTATGGGTACGTCCTCCTCCTTGTTTAACCAATTTTTATTACAACTTAACACTACTGATTTGCCATCTTTCTTGTACAACTTACTTCACGGATTCTTGACTGATGCTTCTGATGATTACGATGACATCTCGATTTGGGCACCAAACCCGTTCTACGAAATCACGAACATACCTTCTAATTATTCCCAATCCATCAGTGAAGATGATACATTGTATTTAGTGGATGGTGGTGAAGATGGGCAAAATATCCCATTGACACCATTGCTGCAAACTGAGCGGGAAATCGATGTTATCTTTGCTTTGGATAACAGTGCAGACACGGATCAATCTTGGCCTGACGGATTTTCATTGACTCAGACTTACGCTCGTCAATTTGGTCTGCAAGGGAAAGGCATTGCCTTCCCTTATGTTCCAGATGTGAACACTTTCACCAATCTTGGATTAAATACAAGACCTACCTTCTTTGGGTGCGATGCAAGAAATTTGACTGATCTAGAATCAATTCCACCTTTAGTAGTTTATATGCCAAACACAAGGGAGTCCTTCAACAGTAACACATCTACGTTTAAAATGTCGTACTCCACTTCCGAAAGGTTTAAGATGATCCAAAACGGTTTCGAAGCTGTCACCATGAAAAATCTCACTAAAGATGAGAACTTTATGGGGTGTATCTCATGCGCCATATTGAGACGGAAACAAGAATCACTAAATTATACACTTCCATCTGAATGTGATGCTTGTTTCGAAAAATACTGCTGGAATGGAACTGTCGATGCCACCACCCCTATCTCAAGCACTACATCCTCCTCTGCAAGTTCCACCTCAACATCTGATTCCGgcaataaagaaaatagtGCCAGAATTTTGGCCCCAAGAAGTACGCTATCTTTGTTGATTGGAGGTTTAGCTAGTGTCTTCATCTCTTTCTAGTTTACCCATGAGTATCAAActaaaaccaaaaaaatatatatgcatTGAGTTTTCAGATGTTCATGCAGATTCGTTCTTATGAATTCGTCATTGTACCTCCTTCGTTTCCAATTTCTCTAGATGATCTCCTTTGACCAATGACCAAATCATTGACAAGACTGGAGTATATAAAAGTATCTTGATATGATTCGTTAAAAAGTAATATAATAGATACAAACGATAAATGGTACCGAATTGCGTCGATCATTAGTGTACTTATTAAAGCGTCGTGTGAAGTAATGGTTTAATAAActctattttttttaaactTTATTTGTCTCTGACGTGATTTTGAGTATTTAGATACtaaaaaatgaaaactaTCTTTAAATATTAAATATGCGACATGTCAGgtagaaaaggaaaagtaATCTCGCATGCAAGTATGAGTCTCTATGTTATTTATCGAAAGGTTTATATTATATAAGTATGCATACTACAGAACATCTCGGAAACTCATATTATTCCTCAAAGTAACTGGAAATGCTAGTCTCTGATTCTAGCATATCCTTTAGTGATAACATTATTAACTCCTACTCGCCTATTTTCTAAAGCTAAAAGAAGGTCCCTCATAACGATGCCAGGTTCTTCTCTTGCTTCTCTATATTTGATACCCATTTCACCCCTTGCTGCAACAGCAGATGAAACATTTCCCTGATTTTTTAGGTCTGTCGAGCTGGACTTGGATCCAGCGGTCAACCAactatatttttttttgttaccCCCTGCAATCATCAAATTGGCAGTTGCATTTGATGCACGATATTGAGTCTCTTCAGTATCTAACCTAGCATCCgttgtttgtttttctAAACCGAGTGCTATTCTTCTCTgtactcttctttcttcttgagTCTTTTGTCTTAATGCTAAATCCCTCAAAGAACGACTCACTTCACTCCTCCTTCCCGTGTTTAGTTTAACACCTTTCCGTCTATGTATGGATAGGATTAAAGAGTTCGTTATCACGTCCCTCATGTAAAGTTCACATGCAGTAGACATTAATCCGAGTATATCAGTgtttttattgaaatcttgatGAAAGTTTTGTTCTGATGcaattcttttcatgaAATCTGAAATGTTCTTAGGATGTAGGAATGGAGGATGAGATGGGACCTGGTTATTTGCTGAAATACCGGTTGCTTTTGTTCTAGCAACTGTGCTACTTAGCAATGCCTCTTCCTCTCTTATATCAACACCGGCCGATAACAAAGCATCACTAAGCTTGTCTGGATCACTTTGCTGTGGTTTTGTAGTTGAGGCAGTCGTACTACCTGTTGAACCCCCGgcattcttcttctgttctGCTTTCTGTGATTGTTTGCTTGTCGTACTCGTCGTCTTCAAATTTGGCGTACTTGAGTTTCGCGGAGATGCTAGGTTTGTAGTTGGAGATGATGCTTTAGGTAGAGCTAATGGCTGTTCTGTAACCATAGTATCGAATGGCGTAGGCAGATCACTGCCAAAATCTGAGCCACTGGGTTCCAGCCCGTTCTCTACTTTGCCAAATTCGAATGATTTGGAACgtttatttgaagataaatcTTCCGGTTCagaattctttctcttggGCGATTTTGCCATCGTATTTTATACTAATTAGACCAATAGTGATAGTTTTCTCTGGTGAAACACGGGGGTAAAAAGAATCGTATTGGATACTTGAGGACACCTATTGCACTTGTCCCAAAAATGCAGGCAAATAAACtatgaaaagaataagtCAATCTTTAAAAACAGGTCCAAATGCGGCCTATCAATTAAAATCCAGTTTCAGCGAAAAACGTACAACCTTaatgatttcaacaaagataaaaaaacGTGCGAGTATTAAACATTATGCTAAAAAGTTCTATCTAGTTCCTAcctctttcttcatttaGATGCTATTGTTTGCTGgctttgattttttcaagatTGAAAGATCACATAATCCGGGTAACGAAgctcatttcttttccttgCAAAAAATTTGTCAAAAGCgtatctcatctcatctcatcgccTAACTGAACATACAACACAAAACCAATATCGAAAGGTTTCAGTTAACTTCCATCAACCATTCCATTAGCGTCCGATAGAAGGTCACTTTCTGTATTAAAAACTCTAAAGAGATTTATCAGGAAATTTATTCCTCACGAAGTAGGACAGACAAACAGACAAATTGGACATGTCATCCTCTTCCAGATACGTAACCTTTGAAGGTTCACGGAACTTTCGTTTACGAGTAGTAATGGCTACATTGTCAGGAAAAGCTATAAAGATAGAAAAGATACGTTCTGATGACCTAAATCCGGGTTTAAAAGATTACGAAGTCTCTTTTCTAAGATTGATGGAAGCGGTAACGAATGGTAGTTCAATAGAAATTTCATACACTGGTACCACCGTCATCTTCAGACCAGGAATAATTACTGGTGGTTCATACACACATCAATGTCCGAACAGTAAACCTGTGGGCTATTTTGCCGAGCCAATGTTGTATTTAGCCCCCttctcaaagaagaaattctCAATCCTATTCCGTGGTATAACATCTTCACATAATGATGCTGGAATAGATGCGATAAAATGGGGGTTGATGCCGATTATGGAAAAATTTGGCGTCAGGGAATGTGCATTACATACTTTGAAGAGAGGTTCACCTCCTTTAGGTGGTGGTGAAGTACACCTTGTTGTGGATTCATTGATTGCACAACCGATTACAATGCACGCCTTGGATAAAACAATGATTTCAAGTATAAGAGGTGTTTCATACTCCACAAGAGTCAGTCCCTCCCTTGTAAATAGAATGATTGATGGTGCGAAAAAAGTTCTTAAATCTGCTAGTTGTGAAGTAAATATAACTGCAGATGTATGGAGAGGTGAAAACTCAGGTAAAAGTCCAGGTTGGGGTCTAACGCTCGTAGCAGAGAACAAACAAGGATGGAGAATCTTTTCTGAAGCTATCGGTGACGCTGGGGATGTTCCAGAAGATATTGGTGCATCCGTAGCCTATCATCtacttgaagaaataagCAAAAGTGGAGTTGTTGGAAGAAACCAGTTGCCACTTACAATTTTATACATGATCATCGGTAAAGAAGATATCGGAAGACTCAGAATCACTAAGGATCAAATAGATGAAAGATTTGTATGGCTCTTACGggatatcaagaaagttTTCGGTACAGAAATACTCTTGAAGCCAGTGGATGATAACACTACGGATCTAATCGCAACAATCAAGGGTATTGGATTCACAAACACCAATAAGAAAATCGCATAATTGACATTACATATCATTTTATCTGACAAAATGACTCCCATAAGtattcatatataaaaTTTATATGCATATGTGTCAACACAAATTCCTTCGCGTAGCACTTATTATTATCGTATCAAACAATTCCATAAAGCTTGGAACATTCAAGATAAATATTGTAGGATAGTTTTAGTGTCTTTGCAGGGGCATATCGCGGAGCTTTTTGCAAATTTTTTCCCAATTGTCAACATTGTTATTAGTGTATCTCAAATTTATTTCAATCCACCTCTGGAAGCAATCTGTAATCAAGAATTGAGTTTCATGGAATATTGTGAATTCCTCCAATATACACTCCCTGATCAACCAGCTTCGGTTCATTTGATCGAGTATGCTTCTTTTATCTCTGGAGATGCTCTGTTTTACACGATCATATTCTGCTCCTTTCACATCAGGGTTGCTTTCCAAAGTGTTcaatctttcttgatttaTTTCTACCCTTCTTTGTAACTGAGGAATATTGTTACCTGCCATCATCTTATATCTCTCAAACAATCCTTTCAACGCTATAATAACGTCAATGAAAGCCTTGAATCTAACCGAGAGGCCACTGTCGACTTCCTcgttttctctttctatGACATCTGCACATGAATTCAAATGCTCTACTATCAAACCAACACCTTCGTTTATTTGAGAAACTGTTGCAGTGGATTGTGGATACAATGCTTCCGTTGTGTCTGGAATAGCATTAAGGATTTGTCCTAataattttctttcatgGGCAACTTGTTTCATCCTTTTCTCGTATCTTTCTATTAAAACAGTAACTTTAACCCATGTATCCAATGCaatatcaattctttcGTCTGCTTTATTCCATTGTTCGGAAAATTCCTTCCTCCATAAATTCAtgaatgaagaagatatatGCTTATCAGTAAATTCATCTGTTGTATCGTAATGCGCTTGTTTTCTCCAGCCCGAAAGATCTGTTGGAACGGTCAAAAATGTGAGAACCAAGTCATCACTTCTCAAGACAGGATGTTTCATAACCAAATTGATGAAACGGCTCAAGcctttccttcttttcgCCAAAAATAAAGGGTCTGCGTTCTGAGAGCCGATCTTTTTTGGAGGTAGTTCTGGGACCATTCTAAATGGGTATTTTCTTAGTAATACATCTTGTAGCcaatcaaaatcagaataCCTTCTCACCACTGTTCTATCATCCGAGGGATCCGTGTTTGGCAAAGGTGTGAGATGCTTGACCAAATAATTAGTGTGCTTGAACACTAGCCCTTCCCTTTCAGGAATTTCTTCTACACTAACGATATCTTCTGCTAGTGGGAAATATGTCTTTCTTACGGACTCAACCCAGTTCTTATACTCGTCGTTTGCAGCATACTGCGGTGTGTCGGTAGCCTGAAAACGATTCACGCCTCGAATATCTGTCTCTTGTGTAGTACTTCCAATGTTTGGACGGTCCCATAAAACATCATTTTGATATACGTTGGAAGCGGTACCCCTAACAATGTTATCACCATTACTGAATATGTTCACTCCAAGATAATCGTCATTCACACGTTTGTTTGCTTCTTGCTGTAGTGAATCAGCTGAGTATGATTTTAAAGCATTAACAGATGAATTATCAGGTTCCCACACAGATCCACTGATATTGTTGCCGTTTTCTTCAGAATTTACTCTCCAGGGATCAGCCTCTAAATCCATGTTTCTACCGAAATATTACGAGATAATCTCAACTGTTCTTACCACACCtctgttgaaaaaaatgaaaatgccAATAATTGTTTCTGCGGAATGGAGTTGGTAGATTACTACTTAACACGatcaacaaattgatttgCCAGCTCTCTTTTTGTTTACTTCTTTACTTAGGGTGTCTCTATGAATAGATTCTtaatcattttcatcatcatgGTTAAAAGTAATATTAAAAAGAGTATGAATAAATCGTACGTAGAAATTATAGATTGAACGCAGGTCAGCTAGATCGTGGGGAAGGCACTATTTGAGTACGAATCCGGATGAATATCatccaaaatttcattCTTCTAATGAGGTGTTGCTGTTCACTCTTGATTCTTGGTCAATTGATGTAACTGCGGGCGAGACATGCTGAACAGATTCTTGGATGCCCGCACCAAGCGTCTCTTCTGTGCCGCTCTTCATTTCTATATCTTTACCATCGTTCGATGAGTCTGCTACTAAGtcattttctcttcctTCTTCCTCAGGGTCCTCAGGGTCTTCAGGGGTGAAATCCAAATCTATCCAACTAGGCCATGCCGCCTCCTTTCTGATCAGATTTCTGAACAAATCCACCAAAAACTCTTCGAGTTTACCTACGCTTCTCAGCACGGATCCCTCGCCTTGATCCAGCTGACCCAATTCCGTATggattttgatatttctaaTTAGTGAAATCCTCTCTAATGCTCGTTTCCCCATGAAATTTGGTCCACTGGGGTCTACCTGTAATTTATCATTCTCCAATAGCGGATCACTAACATCACATAGGAAACTAATAAAAAgctgtttcttcaaatatgcGAGCAGGCATAAGCAGTGCATGCCAATATCACTTATTCGTAGCTTAACTGGTAAAATCATGAACTGCGGGCTCGGGTAATTAAGAACAAGATCAGCTGACAATTCAATGCTCATATCACCTTTATAATCAAGTTCCACTAATAGTTGCACATCAGTGTTCTTATCCTTCGCagcttcttttgaaatatctcCTTCTTGTAACAGATAAGAATAAAACTCATCTAAAGGATCATCCATCTGTTTTAATATAACATTTGGAGGCATAGTACCTAAATCGAAATTAGTTACCTTAAGATTATTCACGTAACTGGGCAGTTCAAACTCTTGTAGCCGAGAGTTTAAAAAGTCCTTCACACCTTGATTAACGCTTAAATCCCCACGGATATTATCCCAATCAATTTCTACTGACATGATCCACTATGAACAATCTCTCTGGCATATGATTCGACACCATTAGATCCTTACTCTCTTCGTTGCATCGAACAAAACTCAATCTTGTTCGATATGACAAGTACCTGTTAtgaatatttttattaCGCCATtttcatattgaaaagagtTTCAGTTTACATAACCAGAATAATGCCAAAAGTTGGACAGATGAGTTTATAAACAAAGGCATATATTTTGATAGAGCCCTCATTCGAAGATGTTGACAGTAGGTACTGGCAAAATTGCTATGATTCTGTCTTTTTCTAAGCTTACACCCTGCCCACAAGCTTCTGCCCTCGGAAAAAGGTCATTTTTTAACTTGACAACCGAAGCATCGTCCAAAGATGAACAACACTATGTGTTAAAAAGGAACATTCGCGGCACTCCAAATGAGGTTTATGAAGTTGTCTCTGAAGTATCCAACTACAAAGACTTTATTCCATACTGCACTGAATCTTTTGTTAATCTGCgtgatgaaaagaacagaCCTGTAGAAGCAGGACTGAGAGTCGGATTTCAACAATACGATGAGAAGTTTGTGTGTAAGGTTCAGTGTAAAGAGCTATCAGATTTAGTCAAGAGCGTTACAGCAGAATCATTGAGTCATAATCTGTTTCATGTGTTAAATTCGAAGTGGGTTATTAAGGCGCATCCTGGCCGTACGGACCATACAGAAGTTGAGTTGATACTGAGGTATCAGTTCAAATCAAGGCTATACACTAGCGTGGCGTCATTATTTGCGAAAAGTGTCACGGAGCTGATATTAAAAGCTTTTGATAGAAGAGTATAccagttgaaaaagaagggCTCCATAGAAACTAGAGGcatgaaatgaaataatgttaaattttgaattaaataatgaaatataaCGAGATCTTAATATTGtaaaatatttgaagcaC
This window encodes:
- the TAF4 gene encoding Taf4p (similar to uniprot|P50105 Saccharomyces cerevisiae YMR005W TAF4 TFIID subunit (48 kDa) involved in RNA polymerase II transcription initiation potential Cdc28p substrate), which codes for MAKSPKRKNSEPEDLSSNKRSKSFEFGKVENGLEPSGSDFGSDLPTPFDTMVTEQPLALPKASSPTTNLASPRNSSTPNLKTTSTTSKQSQKAEQKKNAGGSTGSTTASTTKPQQSDPDKLSDALLSAGVDIREEEALLSSTVARTKATGISANNQVPSHPPFLHPKNISDFMKRIASEQNFHQDFNKNTDILGLMSTACELYMRDVITNSLILSIHRRKGVKLNTGRRSEVSRSLRDLALRQKTQEERRVQRRIALGLEKQTTDARLDTEETQYRASNATANLMIAGGNKKKYSWLTAGSKSSSTDLKNQGNVSSAVAARGEMGIKYREAREEPGIVMRDLLLALENRRVGVNNVITKGYARIRD
- the RCL1 gene encoding rRNA-processing endoribonuclease (highly similar to uniprot|Q08096 Saccharomyces cerevisiae YOL010W RCL1 RNA terminal phosphate cyclase-like protein involved in rRNA processing at sites A0 A1 and A2 does not possess detectable RNA cyclase activity), giving the protein MSSSSRYVTFEGSRNFRLRVVMATLSGKAIKIEKIRSDDLNPGLKDYEVSFLRLMEAVTNGSSIEISYTGTTVIFRPGIITGGSYTHQCPNSKPVGYFAEPMLYLAPFSKKKFSILFRGITSSHNDAGIDAIKWGLMPIMEKFGVRECALHTLKRGSPPLGGGEVHLVVDSLIAQPITMHALDKTMISSIRGVSYSTRVSPSLVNRMIDGAKKVLKSASCEVNITADVWRGENSGKSPGWGLTLVAENKQGWRIFSEAIGDAGDVPEDIGASVAYHLLEEISKSGVVGRNQLPLTILYMIIGKEDIGRLRITKDQIDERFVWLLRDIKKVFGTEILLKPVDDNTTDLIATIKGIGFTNTNKKIA
- the MVP1 gene encoding Mvp1p (similar to uniprot|P40959 Saccharomyces cerevisiae YMR004W MVP1 Protein required for sorting proteins to the vacuole overproduction of Mvp1p suppresses several dominant VPS1 mutations Mvp1p and Vps1p act in concert to promote membrane traffic to the vacuole), which gives rise to MDLEADPWRVNSEENGNNISGSVWEPDNSSVNALKSYSADSLQQEANKRVNDDYLGVNIFSNGDNIVRGTASNVYQNDVLWDRPNIGSTTQETDIRGVNRFQATDTPQYAANDEYKNWVESVRKTYFPLAEDIVSVEEIPEREGLVFKHTNYLVKHLTPLPNTDPSDDRTVVRRYSDFDWLQDVLLRKYPFRMVPELPPKKIGSQNADPLFLAKRRKGLSRFINLVMKHPVLRSDDLVLTFLTVPTDLSGWRKQAHYDTTDEFTDKHISSSFMNLWRKEFSEQWNKADERIDIALDTWVKVTVLIERYEKRMKQVAHERKLLGQILNAIPDTTEALYPQSTATVSQINEGVGLIVEHLNSCADVIERENEEVDSGLSVRFKAFIDVIIALKGLFERYKMMAGNNIPQLQRRVEINQERLNTLESNPDVKGAEYDRVKQSISRDKRSILDQMNRSWLIRECILEEFTIFHETQFLITDCFQRWIEINLRYTNNNVDNWEKICKKLRDMPLQRH
- the MDM12 gene encoding ERMES complex subunit MDM12 (similar to uniprot|Q92328 Saccharomyces cerevisiae YOL009C MDM12 Required for normal mitochondrial morphology and distribution Mdm12p is a mitochondrial outer membrane protein. An Mdm12p homolog exists in S. Pombe which confers a dominant negative phenotype when expressed in S. cerevisiae) — encoded protein: MSVEIDWDNIRGDLSVNQGVKDFLNSRLQEFELPSYVNNLKVTNFDLGTMPPNVILKQMDDPLDEFYSYLLQEGDISKEAAKDKNTDVQLLVELDYKGDMSIELSADLVLNYPSPQFMILPVKLRISDIGMHCLCLLAYLKKQLFISFLCDVSDPLLENDKLQVDPSGPNFMGKRALERISLIRNIKIHTELGQLDQGEGSVLRSVGKLEEFLVDLFRNLIRKEAAWPSWIDLDFTPEDPEDPEEEGRENDLVADSSNDGKDIEMKSGTEETLGAGIQESVQHVSPAVTSIDQESRVNSNTSLEE